Part of the Nicotiana sylvestris chromosome 2, ASM39365v2, whole genome shotgun sequence genome, ggaacaaagagttTAAAGAGGGTGATCTTGTGttgttgttcaattctcggttacggatGTTTCTCAGAAAGttaaagtctaaatggagtggtCCGTTTGAGGTGGTGGGTGTGACACCCTTTGGTGCATTGGATTTGAAGAATAGAAATGATGaggtgtttagagtcaatggtcaACGGGAGAAGCATTATCTAGGAAAAATTGGTGATGGCTATGTCGTAGCGGTAATTTATTTCaagtgatggtaacctgcgtcgtgtcgcgacgttaaatcaagcgcttcttaGTAGGCGACCCacgtttctttttttttctcttttcttttttagatAGGTCTTATTTTATGCTAACTGGATTTGAAGTGTGTCGTAGGAATGTGTGTGCTTTACAGGAACTGTGATCAGAAAAAAATTAGCTAAGTATGGaaaaagtgcggaccacacatgtattgtgcggaccgcacaattttggaTGTTACAGCAGAAGGCAAATGTGGACGCACAATTCTTGTGCGAACCGCACAACTTGAGATGGGAAAATGCAAACTCTTTGAAGTTTGTTTGTCAGAGAAACAGCCAAAGTGTTGCCGCACAATGAAATCTGCCGTCCACACCAAATTCTGTGGCCGCATAGCTAAATCTGCGAATCACAGATCAACAAAGGGAATTGGAATCCCATGTAAAAGAGTGTGGACTGCAGAAGGAAATTTTCAGCTGCACTCGTCTCTTGATTCCTTAGCCAGACCCACTTAGTATAAATAGTCACCATAAGGCTCCTATTCCAACTTTACATTCTCTGAGCAATCAAAAAGgactaaaattttgcacacatatgtTTCAATTATCTACCACCTAATTACGCATCTGTGATCATACCTTAGCACCACTTCATCACTGGTATGTTCAAATAATTACTAGGACTCTTCAATTTTATTACTTTAACTACAATTTGTTAGTTATTTTAGACCATTTGTCAATTTCATATCCATTTGGGGTTTAAATTGTGTTGGGTTAACTCTTATTTGCTTTTTGGGGAGTGGGTAGTTTGATTATCATGTTTAATTGCTATCACCATGTCCAAGTTGTGCATAAATTGAAAACCTAAAGGACTCTGCCCGATTGAATTTTGAAATATCCTGCCACACaagaaattgtgcggtccgcaaaagtGTAGATTAGGGTAGTTGGTAAGACAAAATAGTGCGAACCGTACTTAAAAATGTCCAGAACGAAGAAATTTCATCGCAGCCACGGAAAAGTGTATGACCGCAGATTAGGCCAATCTATGTCATCAAAGAGTTGGCACTTTTGGAAAGTTTCATGTGCGGCCACACTCAAAAATATGCGGACTGCACTTCAATTCTACGGTCATACTCCaaattatgcggaccgcagtTTCACCTCTGGGGCCACACTTTCAATTTGTGCAGTCCGTACAACCCAATTTGCGGCCGCACTTgcaattgtgcggaccgcacttccCTACCCTGCAACATGTTTTGTTCGGTGACTTTCTATTTATCTGCACTTGAACTAGAACTGACTCGGCTGCTGTTTGTTGCAAAAAATGTTTAGATCTTGTGGTCATGGTGATACATCAAAGGGGAGGGGTGAACCCTCCCGGGGCCGAGGCAAGAGTACCTTACCACTCACCCTTCAAAATGTTATATCCAAAAAGGTGACAACCGGCCGAGGTAGAGCTGTAGAGCCAGTCGAATCAAGCTCTTATGTTCCGTCTAGGGAACCATCGGAAGGTGACTCAGTGCAAGAGTAGCCTACTATTCAATCACAACCACAACAGCTTCAGGGGAGATTTCAACTCCAAGATGAGCCTTCCACCTCTGAGAGCACTTCTGAGGGTTCGGAAGGTGACAGGTAGGCTTTAGAGCCCTCATATAAACATTCCCCTAATGTACCAGCTACTACAGTAGATGTGGATGATATCCCGACTGATGGCCAAGGGGGTGCTACCAGAGTTGCCGGCCTTGAGAGGTCGAAGAAGAAAGAGATTTGGGAAGATATATTTTTTAGTCTAGTTGTTTCACAAGCTTCCAAGATTGGTAGCCGGTGAGATCGCTCACTCTTGAGCGTCAGTTCATATTGAAAAACCTTGACAAATACAACCCGGTGGTGTTGAGATAGTTCCGGGAGCGGAAGGGGTGGATGTGGTTCACCCAAAGTGTGGTAGATGCCAAGGAATATCTAGTCCGTAAATTCTACGgcaacacacataaagaaagggACTAAAGTGACAAAAGTGAGGAGCCTGAAGGTGTAATTTGACCAGAACACCTACTTGGGTGTTAAGGATGTTGAGCCGGTGCAGTACTTGGAAAAGATGGGTACGAGAGATAAAGCTCGCCCATGGCTAGCCGAGATTCTTGCAGCCCCCGGGCCACCACCACCATGGATCACAATAGGGTTTCCTATTCATAGGAACACCCTGAACTACGAGGCAAATGGATGGAAAACTTTTGTGTGCAACAGACTATACCCATGCTAGAATGAAACAAATCTTCCTATTCAGCGGGCAGTGCTAGTCGCCTCTATCATGGCCAAGTACCTAATTAATGTAGGTGATCAGTGTAGGTGCCGTGATGTCATCCAACATGTTTGTGGTTTCCAGGCAAGGTGAAACCTCTTACCCGTTTCCCAACGCTATCACTGAGTACCTTACGGATGCGCGGGTCGAGCCGAGGGTTTTTGACACAAAGGTTCGGGCAAAGAAGCCTTTCTCTTGGTATTCTCTGATGGACCTGAGGAACCCGAAGAAAGAGGGTCAGCCGACTACTACTATAAACTTGTCCGATGAGACTTCGGTAGTAGTTGCATAGTCAGTAAATAAGCCTTCCACTTCAATAGTACTTTCTACCAG contains:
- the LOC138885720 gene encoding uncharacterized protein; the encoded protein is MWTLKKLNLEYDIVANLRVTHLNELDEFWYHAYTSSSLYKEKMKYLHNMYIWNKEFKEGDLVLLFNSRLRMFLRKLKSKWSGPFEVVGVTPFGALDLKNRNDEVFRVNGQREKHYLGKIGDGYVVAVIYFK